Proteins encoded in a region of the Mesoflavibacter profundi genome:
- the fsa gene encoding fructose-6-phosphate aldolase translates to MKFFIDTANLDQIKEAQDMGILDGVTTNPSLMAKEGITGHDNIMKHYVDICNIVDGDVSAEVIATDFEGMVKEGEALAELHEQIVVKLPMIKDGVKACKYFSDKGIRTNVTLVFSPGQALLAAKAGATYVSPFIGRLDDISTDGLNLIAEIRHIFDNYNFGTEILAASVRHTMHVIDCAKIGADVMTGPLSSIEGLLKHPLTDSGLAKFLEDYKKGN, encoded by the coding sequence ATGAAATTTTTTATTGATACTGCTAACTTAGATCAGATTAAAGAAGCCCAAGATATGGGAATTCTTGATGGAGTAACTACAAATCCATCTTTAATGGCTAAAGAAGGCATTACAGGACATGATAACATAATGAAGCATTACGTAGACATTTGCAATATTGTAGATGGAGATGTTAGTGCAGAAGTAATTGCAACAGATTTTGAAGGTATGGTTAAAGAAGGTGAAGCTTTAGCAGAATTACATGAACAAATTGTTGTTAAATTACCAATGATAAAAGATGGTGTAAAAGCTTGTAAATATTTTAGTGATAAAGGAATTAGAACTAATGTAACTTTAGTATTTTCTCCAGGTCAAGCCTTATTAGCTGCAAAAGCAGGAGCAACTTATGTGAGTCCGTTTATTGGTCGTTTAGATGATATTTCTACAGATGGATTAAACCTAATAGCAGAAATTAGACACATCTTTGATAACTATAATTTTGGAACAGAAATTTTAGCAGCATCTGTACGTCACACCATGCACGTTATTGATTGTGCTAAGATTGGTGCAGATGTAATGACAGGTCCATTAAGTTCTATTGAAGGTTTACTAAAACATCCATTAACAGATAGTGGTTTAGCTAAGTTTTTAGAAGATTATAAAAAAGGAAACTAG
- a CDS encoding SDR family oxidoreductase, which yields MSKVILITGGSSGIGKSIGEFLTQKGYTVYGTSRNPNRYTDSTFNLVALDVNNVQSIQDAVSTVISKEGQLDVLINNAGVGITGAVEEIPQEQIQHNFNTNFFGPINVIKAVLPQMRKQQSGLVINITSIAGYMGLPYRGIYSASKGALEILTEALRMETKDFGVKFTNLAPGDFATNIAAGRYHAPVLKSSAYKKYPDVLNNIDEEVDESGSPIAVAKKVYQIINTKHPKIHYKVGAFMQKFSIVLKFVLPDKLYEKLLINHYKL from the coding sequence ATGTCTAAAGTTATATTAATTACTGGCGGATCTTCTGGAATAGGAAAATCTATTGGAGAATTTTTAACGCAAAAAGGATATACGGTTTACGGGACAAGTCGTAATCCAAACCGTTACACAGATAGCACATTTAATCTCGTAGCATTAGATGTAAACAATGTACAAAGTATACAAGATGCAGTAAGTACAGTGATATCTAAAGAAGGACAACTTGATGTATTAATTAATAATGCTGGAGTAGGTATAACTGGTGCTGTAGAAGAAATTCCTCAAGAACAAATACAGCATAATTTTAATACCAACTTTTTTGGACCTATTAACGTTATAAAAGCAGTTTTACCACAAATGCGTAAACAGCAATCTGGTTTAGTAATTAATATTACATCTATTGCTGGTTATATGGGATTACCATACAGAGGAATTTATAGCGCTAGCAAAGGTGCTTTAGAAATTTTAACAGAAGCACTTCGAATGGAAACCAAAGATTTTGGAGTTAAATTTACAAACCTTGCACCTGGTGATTTTGCGACAAATATTGCTGCAGGACGTTATCATGCACCAGTTTTAAAATCGTCTGCATACAAAAAATATCCAGACGTATTAAATAATATAGATGAAGAAGTTGACGAAAGCGGATCGCCAATAGCAGTTGCTAAAAAAGTTTATCAAATTATTAATACAAAACATCCTAAAATACATTATAAAGTAGGTGCATTTATGCAGAAATTTTCGATAGTATTAAAGTTTGTTTTACCCGATAAACTCTATGAAAAACTACTAATTAATCATTATAAATTATAA
- a CDS encoding glutaminyl-peptide cyclotransferase, producing the protein MKTLKHLTIILLAIVTFSCGDNIETIKNSLSIKTNTENGTIGLDKTLEVAVINPKNFEISSVEFSLDGKTISEKQPLKDFKLGEHQIIAKVTIDGNTVNIEETISILNDKNPEFLKVEIINTYPHDKTAFTQGLEFYNGVLYESTGQRGESKIKKIDYKTGDVLQDISIPDAFFGEGITILDNTVYQLTWMAKKGFTYNADTLEKTGSFNYGESKEGWGFCNDGKQLYKSDGTSIIWLINPETLVEENKIQVCTSKGKIGRLNEIEWVNDKIYANIWQRKGIAVINPKNGAVDAVIDCKLLTDQIANFSLDENTLNGIAYNPDTETFFLTGKRWDKLFEVKIVK; encoded by the coding sequence ATGAAAACACTTAAACATCTTACTATCATACTTTTAGCAATTGTCACTTTTTCTTGTGGTGATAACATAGAAACTATAAAAAACAGTTTATCTATTAAAACTAACACAGAAAACGGAACAATTGGCTTAGATAAAACGCTAGAAGTTGCTGTAATTAATCCAAAAAATTTCGAAATTTCTTCAGTAGAATTTTCTTTAGATGGTAAAACAATTTCAGAAAAACAACCACTAAAGGACTTTAAATTAGGCGAACATCAAATTATTGCAAAAGTTACAATAGATGGTAATACGGTAAATATAGAAGAAACCATTTCGATTTTAAACGATAAAAATCCTGAATTCTTAAAAGTAGAAATTATAAATACGTATCCTCATGATAAGACTGCTTTTACCCAAGGATTAGAATTTTATAATGGTGTATTATACGAAAGTACTGGACAACGCGGAGAATCTAAAATTAAAAAAATAGATTATAAAACAGGAGACGTATTGCAAGACATAAGTATTCCTGATGCGTTTTTTGGCGAAGGTATTACTATACTAGATAATACAGTTTACCAATTAACTTGGATGGCAAAAAAAGGATTTACTTACAATGCAGATACTTTAGAAAAAACAGGAAGTTTTAATTATGGAGAAAGTAAAGAAGGTTGGGGATTTTGTAATGATGGTAAACAACTTTACAAAAGCGACGGAACTAGTATAATATGGCTAATTAACCCTGAAACTTTGGTGGAAGAAAATAAAATTCAAGTTTGTACATCTAAAGGAAAAATTGGTCGTCTTAACGAAATTGAATGGGTTAACGACAAAATTTACGCAAATATATGGCAACGTAAAGGTATTGCTGTGATTAATCCTAAAAATGGCGCTGTAGATGCTGTTATAGACTGTAAATTATTAACAGACCAAATCGCTAATTTTTCTTTAGACGAAAACACACTTAACGGTATTGCTTACAATCCAGATACTGAAACCTTCTTTTTAACAGGAAAGCGTTGGGACAAGTTATTTGAGGTAAAGATTGTTAAGTAG
- a CDS encoding acyl-CoA thioesterase gives MKIHQKQIVVSTDDLDQNNHVNNVRYVKWVNDIALSHWEKEAPKPIKNQHFWVMLSHNIEYKHQILLGETVTLKTYVQSCEGLFSVRIVEILVDDKLCAYSKTKWCFMNSDTLKPNRIPQEIIDLF, from the coding sequence ATGAAAATTCATCAAAAACAAATAGTGGTTAGTACAGACGATTTAGATCAAAATAACCATGTAAATAACGTAAGATATGTTAAATGGGTTAATGATATTGCGCTTTCTCACTGGGAAAAAGAAGCTCCAAAACCCATAAAAAATCAACATTTTTGGGTGATGTTATCTCATAATATCGAGTATAAACACCAAATTCTTTTAGGTGAAACCGTTACACTAAAAACGTATGTTCAATCTTGTGAAGGCTTATTTTCTGTAAGAATCGTAGAAATTTTAGTTGACGATAAACTTTGCGCCTATTCTAAAACTAAATGGTGTTTTATGAATAGTGACACTTTAAAACCAAACAGAATTCCGCAAGAAATAATCGACCTGTTTTAA
- a CDS encoding TIR domain-containing protein: MKAFVIIPFNPNFDDIYQIGIKETAKSLNVEAYRLDEELFDEGMLDKIYSEIENCDFIIADLSDKNPNVFYELGYAHALGKRCILTTQKADNIPFDLKHKRHIVYEDSIVKLKESLERNIKWIVEELKEENNNPFEISSKTEGDLSKTEDYAKAKIDLYIDIENKSNKMSPEIHAIYLHTKSKWDITQNGKKVTNRKSETNEFNYKYSLTVDRNKIPDNGWIELVLISTKFLANAWEGDEIKDSYLVTGNNLVEIITESGVFSKIIPINIRIDSLAF; encoded by the coding sequence ATGAAAGCATTTGTGATTATTCCATTTAATCCCAATTTTGATGATATTTATCAAATAGGAATTAAAGAAACAGCTAAAAGTTTAAATGTTGAAGCTTATAGATTAGATGAGGAACTTTTTGATGAAGGTATGTTAGATAAGATATATTCAGAAATTGAAAATTGTGACTTTATAATAGCAGATCTTTCTGATAAAAATCCAAATGTATTTTATGAATTAGGATATGCTCATGCATTAGGTAAGAGGTGTATTTTAACTACGCAAAAGGCTGATAATATACCTTTTGATTTAAAGCATAAAAGACATATTGTTTATGAAGATTCTATTGTTAAACTTAAAGAAAGCTTAGAGCGAAATATAAAGTGGATTGTAGAAGAATTAAAAGAGGAGAATAATAACCCTTTTGAAATTTCATCAAAAACTGAGGGAGATTTATCAAAGACTGAAGATTATGCAAAAGCTAAAATAGATTTGTATATAGATATTGAGAATAAATCCAATAAAATGAGTCCTGAAATTCATGCAATTTACTTACACACTAAGAGTAAATGGGATATTACACAAAACGGTAAAAAAGTAACAAATAGGAAATCAGAAACTAATGAATTTAATTATAAATATAGTTTAACAGTAGATAGAAATAAAATACCTGATAATGGTTGGATTGAACTTGTCCTAATTTCTACTAAATTTTTAGCAAATGCTTGGGAAGGAGATGAAATTAAAGATAGTTATTTAGTAACTGGAAATAATTTAGTAGAAATCATAACTGAATCAGGTGTTTTTTCAAAAATAATTCCAATAAATATAAGAATAGATAGTTTAGCTTTTTAA
- the glyA gene encoding serine hydroxymethyltransferase has product MQRDEQIFELIRAEKDRQLHGIELIASENFVSDQVMEAAGSVLTNKYAEGYPGKRYYGGCEVVDEVEQIAIDRAKTLFGAAYANVQPHSGSQANTAVYHACLKPGDKILGFDLSHGGHLTHGSPVNFSGKLYNPVFYGVEEQTGVLNYDKIQEIATKEQPQLIIAGASAYSRDIDFKRFREIADSVGAILLADISHPSGLIAKGILNDPIPHCHIVTTTTHKTLRGPRGGLILMGKDFENPFGITLKNGKPRMMSSLLDSGVFPGNQGGPLEHIIAAKAIAFGEALSDDFLHYMLQVKKNAAAMAKAFVDRGYNIISGGTDNHMMLIDLRNKNITGKDAEQALVKADITVNKNMVPFDDKSPFVTSGIRVGTPAITTRGLKEEDMEGIVSLIDEVITNYQDEEKLDEIAVKVNAMMSDLPLFA; this is encoded by the coding sequence ATGCAACGCGACGAACAAATTTTTGAACTAATAAGAGCTGAAAAAGATAGACAGCTACACGGTATAGAATTAATAGCATCTGAAAATTTTGTTAGCGACCAAGTTATGGAAGCTGCAGGATCTGTTTTAACTAATAAATACGCCGAAGGTTATCCAGGAAAACGCTATTATGGCGGTTGTGAAGTAGTGGACGAGGTAGAGCAAATAGCAATAGATCGTGCTAAAACTTTATTTGGAGCAGCGTATGCTAATGTGCAACCACATTCTGGAAGCCAAGCAAATACTGCTGTTTACCATGCGTGTTTAAAACCTGGTGACAAAATTTTAGGTTTTGATTTATCACATGGAGGACATTTAACACACGGTTCTCCTGTTAACTTTTCTGGTAAACTTTATAATCCTGTTTTTTATGGTGTAGAAGAACAAACAGGCGTTTTAAATTATGATAAAATACAAGAGATAGCAACAAAAGAGCAGCCTCAATTAATAATTGCTGGTGCTTCTGCTTACTCTAGAGATATAGATTTTAAACGTTTTAGAGAGATAGCAGATAGCGTTGGCGCAATCTTACTAGCAGATATTTCTCATCCTTCAGGATTAATTGCCAAAGGGATTTTAAACGATCCTATACCACATTGTCATATTGTTACTACTACAACACATAAAACATTACGTGGACCAAGAGGCGGATTAATACTAATGGGTAAAGATTTTGAAAATCCGTTTGGCATTACACTTAAAAACGGAAAACCTCGTATGATGTCTTCTTTATTAGACTCTGGTGTTTTTCCTGGTAATCAAGGTGGACCATTAGAGCATATTATTGCAGCTAAAGCAATTGCTTTTGGCGAAGCGCTAAGTGACGACTTTTTACATTACATGTTACAAGTAAAGAAAAACGCAGCAGCTATGGCAAAAGCGTTTGTAGATCGTGGTTATAATATTATTTCTGGTGGAACTGATAACCACATGATGTTAATAGATTTACGTAACAAAAATATTACCGGTAAAGATGCAGAACAAGCGTTAGTAAAAGCAGATATTACCGTAAATAAAAATATGGTGCCTTTTGACGATAAAAGTCCGTTTGTTACTTCTGGAATAAGAGTTGGTACACCAGCTATTACTACAAGAGGATTAAAGGAAGAAGATATGGAAGGTATTGTAAGTTTAATAGATGAGGTAATTACAAATTACCAAGACGAAGAAAAGTTAGACGAAATTGCTGTAAAAGTAAACGCAATGATGAGTGATTTACCATTATTTGCTTAA
- the fahA gene encoding fumarylacetoacetase — protein sequence MPLSANNPDRKSWLHVDKNSDFPIQNIPFGVFLTRDDIITIGTRIGDTAIDLGALHQLGYFDGIPLTDDIFLQDTLNDFIADGRQTWRAVRNRIAEIFDADNDALKNNVKHKEIVLFRLDEIEMQLPVQVGDYTDFYSSIEHATNVGTMFRDPDNALLPNWLHIPVGYHGRSSSIIPSGIPVHRPQGQTLPAGETEPVFGPSKLVDFELEMAFITTDANDLGEPIPVDEAEEYIFGLVLFNDWSARDIQKWEYVPLGPFLAKNFASSVSPWIVTLDALQPFKTDGPKPLKKQLPYLQQKGQKSYDINLEVAIQPEKAKEKVVSKSNFKYMYWSMSQQLAHHTVNGCPVNSGDLMGSGTISGPTPDSFGSMLELTWRGEKPIKMADGTERKFINDNDTVIMRGYCEKDGTRIGFGEVKTKLLPVFEPKKNK from the coding sequence ATGCCTTTATCAGCTAATAATCCAGATAGAAAATCGTGGTTACACGTCGATAAAAACTCAGACTTTCCAATACAAAACATACCTTTTGGTGTTTTCTTAACAAGAGACGATATTATTACCATTGGTACTAGAATTGGTGATACAGCGATAGATTTAGGAGCTTTACACCAACTTGGATATTTTGACGGTATACCATTAACAGACGATATTTTTCTTCAGGATACATTAAACGATTTTATCGCAGATGGCAGACAAACTTGGCGCGCTGTAAGAAATAGAATTGCCGAAATTTTTGACGCAGACAATGATGCTTTAAAAAACAATGTAAAACATAAAGAAATTGTTCTATTTAGATTAGATGAAATAGAAATGCAATTACCTGTTCAAGTTGGTGACTATACAGATTTTTACTCAAGTATAGAACATGCAACTAATGTAGGAACAATGTTTAGAGATCCAGATAATGCGTTACTACCTAACTGGCTTCACATACCTGTTGGATATCATGGTAGAAGTAGCTCTATAATACCTTCTGGTATTCCTGTACATAGACCGCAAGGACAAACTTTACCTGCTGGCGAAACTGAGCCTGTTTTTGGACCAAGTAAATTAGTAGATTTTGAATTAGAAATGGCATTTATTACTACAGATGCGAATGATTTAGGTGAACCTATTCCTGTAGACGAAGCTGAAGAATACATCTTCGGATTAGTGTTATTTAATGATTGGTCTGCACGTGATATCCAAAAATGGGAATATGTACCATTAGGTCCGTTTTTAGCTAAAAACTTTGCTTCTTCTGTGTCTCCTTGGATTGTAACTTTAGATGCGTTACAACCTTTCAAAACAGATGGTCCTAAACCGCTAAAAAAACAATTACCATACCTTCAACAAAAAGGTCAAAAAAGTTACGATATTAATTTAGAAGTTGCTATTCAACCAGAAAAAGCTAAAGAAAAAGTGGTTAGTAAATCTAACTTTAAATATATGTATTGGAGTATGTCGCAACAATTAGCGCATCACACCGTAAATGGTTGTCCGGTAAATTCTGGAGATTTAATGGGAAGTGGTACAATATCAGGACCAACTCCAGATAGTTTTGGATCTATGCTAGAATTAACTTGGCGAGGAGAAAAACCAATTAAAATGGCAGATGGTACAGAACGTAAATTTATTAACGATAATGACACCGTAATAATGCGAGGTTATTGCGAAAAAGATGGTACTAGAATTGGTTTTGGTGAAGTAAAAACAAAACTACTTCCTGTTTTCGAACCAAAAAAAAATAAATAA
- a CDS encoding MarC family protein: protein MKEFITTILFLIAVIDPLGSVPVYLEATKHLDVKYKKRVAIRACIIAFFVLLFFIVIGQLILEGMNVTLDAFQISGGVILFLFALTMIFGSGKPESEKHLITDYKHVTIFPVAIPSIASPGAIMAVVLMTDNHIYTINQQIVTTLLVMFVIALTGILLLAANGVQKKIGEYGITVISKIMGLILASYAVQSILTGLKDFFT from the coding sequence ATGAAAGAATTTATTACAACCATATTATTTTTAATCGCAGTAATTGATCCATTAGGATCTGTACCTGTGTATTTGGAAGCAACCAAACATTTAGATGTCAAATACAAAAAACGTGTAGCTATTAGAGCTTGTATTATAGCATTTTTTGTACTTCTATTTTTTATTGTAATCGGACAATTAATTTTAGAAGGAATGAATGTAACATTAGATGCCTTTCAGATTTCTGGTGGCGTCATTCTGTTTTTGTTTGCTTTGACAATGATATTTGGTAGTGGTAAACCAGAAAGCGAAAAACATTTAATTACAGATTATAAACACGTAACTATTTTTCCTGTAGCAATTCCTTCAATAGCTTCTCCTGGCGCAATTATGGCTGTAGTATTAATGACAGACAATCATATTTATACTATAAATCAACAAATTGTAACAACATTACTTGTTATGTTTGTTATTGCTCTAACAGGTATATTATTATTGGCTGCAAATGGAGTGCAAAAAAAAATAGGCGAGTATGGTATTACCGTAATTAGTAAAATAATGGGACTAATTTTGGCGTCTTATGCCGTACAAAGTATTTTAACTGGTTTAAAAGACTTTTTTACATAA
- a CDS encoding DUF3124 domain-containing protein, whose amino-acid sequence MKNILVLLAIVSLCACQSKQANEPKPSSNLQSMVFNGTVSDSLITGHTYLSVYSQIYSTTEHKTHDLTATVSIRNVSTTDTIYIKKADYYNTKGDLIRHYIKQTIFVKPMQTIEIVIDEKDKEGGTGANFMFEWQVDHQTSQPYFEAVMISTSGQQGLSFTTKGVDL is encoded by the coding sequence ATGAAAAATATTCTTGTTTTATTAGCAATTGTTAGTCTTTGTGCTTGTCAATCCAAACAAGCAAACGAGCCTAAACCATCAAGTAATTTACAGTCTATGGTGTTTAATGGTACTGTATCCGATTCTTTAATAACAGGTCATACCTATTTATCTGTGTATTCTCAAATTTATAGCACAACAGAACATAAAACACACGATTTAACAGCTACAGTAAGTATAAGAAATGTTAGCACAACAGATACAATTTATATTAAGAAGGCAGATTATTACAATACAAAAGGTGACTTAATAAGACATTATATCAAACAAACTATTTTTGTAAAACCAATGCAAACTATAGAAATTGTTATTGATGAAAAAGATAAAGAAGGCGGAACAGGCGCAAATTTTATGTTTGAATGGCAAGTAGATCATCAAACATCGCAACCTTATTTTGAAGCTGTAATGATATCTACATCTGGACAACAAGGTTTATCATTTACAACAAAAGGTGTTGATTTATAA
- the ytxJ gene encoding bacillithiol system redox-active protein YtxJ, whose protein sequence is MFGKLFGNNKTPKEEKVLPWQNLTTIDQLDEIELSSKGKTQLIFKHSTRCGISRMVLNQFTEAYDLDLNADLYYLDLLSYRDVSNEVGYKFQVMHQSPQLLVIKNGITVANASHGAINDLDLSNFV, encoded by the coding sequence ATGTTTGGAAAACTATTTGGAAACAATAAAACGCCTAAAGAAGAGAAAGTACTTCCTTGGCAGAATTTAACAACTATTGATCAATTAGATGAAATAGAACTTTCATCTAAAGGAAAAACACAACTAATCTTTAAACATTCTACCAGATGTGGTATAAGTAGAATGGTGTTAAACCAATTTACTGAAGCCTATGATTTAGACCTTAATGCAGATTTATATTATTTGGATTTGTTGAGTTATAGAGATGTATCTAATGAGGTTGGTTATAAATTTCAAGTTATGCATCAATCACCACAATTATTAGTGATAAAAAATGGAATTACTGTTGCAAATGCAAGTCATGGTGCTATTAATGACTTAGATTTAAGTAACTTTGTTTAA
- the clpB gene encoding ATP-dependent chaperone ClpB, which yields MNLNNYTIKSQEAIQQSQQIAQSYGHQQIENEHLFKGILEVDENVLPFLLKKLNVNTTVLKQALDKQLESFSKVSGADLMLSREAGKTLNEASIIAKNMKDDFVSIEHLILAILKSNSKIAQMLKDQSVTEKGLKAAIEELRKGDRVTSQSQEDTYNSLNKYAKNLNQLAKDGKLDPVIGRDEEIRRILQILSRRTKNNPILVGEPGTGKTAIAEGLAHRIVDGDVPENLKEKQIFALDMGALIAGAKFKGEFEERLKAVIKEVTTSEGDIVLFIDEIHTLVGAGGGQGAMDAANILKPALARGELRSIGATTLDEYQKYFEKDKALERRFQKVMVDEPDTESAISILRGIKEKYETHHKVRIKDEAIIGAVELSQRYITNRFLPDKAIDLMDEAASKLRMEINSKPEELDVLDRKIMQLEIEIEAIKREKDEVKLKSLRSDLANLKEERNEINAKWKSEKEVVDNIQNTKQDIENFKLEAERAEREGNYGKVAELRYGKIKEAQEKLESLQKDLQSQSEHSLIKEEVNYDDIAEVVAKWTGIPVTKMLQSEREKLLKLEDELHKRVVGQEEAIEAVSDAVRRSRAGLQNPEKPIGTFLFLGTTGVGKTELAKALAEYLFDDENAMTRIDMSEYQERHAVSRLVGAPPGYVGYDEGGQLTEAVRRKPYSVVLLDEIEKAHPDTFNILLQVLDEGHLTDNKGRLADFKNTIIIMTSNMGSHIIQERFEATKDVESAMEAAKVEVLGLLKQTVRPEFLNRIDDTIMFTPLTQDNITQIVGLQLKSVTKMIGKQGITFDATPEAIAYLAQKGYNPEYGARPVKRVIQKEVLNQLSKEILAGKINTDSIILLDAFDGELVFRNQGDLVQEEF from the coding sequence ATGAACTTAAACAATTATACAATAAAATCGCAAGAAGCCATACAACAATCGCAACAAATTGCGCAAAGTTATGGGCATCAACAAATAGAAAACGAACACCTTTTTAAAGGTATCTTAGAAGTTGATGAAAACGTGTTACCATTTTTATTAAAAAAACTAAATGTTAACACAACAGTACTAAAACAAGCTTTAGACAAACAACTAGAAAGCTTTTCTAAAGTGTCTGGCGCAGATCTAATGTTATCGCGCGAAGCTGGAAAAACACTTAACGAAGCGTCTATCATTGCTAAAAACATGAAAGACGATTTTGTATCTATAGAGCATTTAATCTTAGCCATCTTAAAATCTAACAGCAAGATTGCACAAATGCTTAAAGACCAAAGCGTGACAGAAAAAGGTCTAAAAGCTGCAATAGAAGAGCTTAGAAAAGGTGATCGCGTAACGTCTCAAAGTCAAGAAGACACTTATAATTCTTTAAACAAATACGCAAAAAACCTAAATCAATTAGCAAAAGACGGTAAGCTAGATCCAGTAATTGGTCGTGACGAAGAGATTAGACGTATTTTACAAATCTTGTCACGTCGTACTAAAAACAACCCTATCTTGGTAGGTGAACCTGGTACTGGTAAAACCGCTATTGCCGAAGGTTTAGCGCATCGTATTGTAGATGGTGACGTACCTGAAAACTTAAAAGAAAAGCAAATTTTTGCTCTAGACATGGGCGCACTTATTGCTGGTGCTAAATTTAAAGGTGAATTTGAAGAGCGTCTTAAAGCTGTAATCAAAGAAGTAACGACTAGCGAAGGTGATATCGTACTTTTTATAGACGAAATACATACGCTTGTTGGTGCTGGTGGCGGACAAGGTGCAATGGACGCAGCAAACATCCTAAAACCTGCATTAGCGCGTGGTGAGTTAAGATCTATTGGTGCAACAACACTTGACGAGTATCAAAAATACTTCGAAAAAGACAAAGCTCTAGAACGTCGTTTTCAAAAAGTAATGGTAGACGAGCCAGATACAGAAAGCGCCATTTCTATACTTAGAGGTATTAAAGAAAAATACGAAACGCATCATAAAGTACGTATTAAAGACGAAGCTATTATTGGTGCTGTTGAGTTATCTCAACGTTACATTACCAACAGATTTTTACCAGATAAAGCTATCGATTTAATGGATGAAGCAGCTTCAAAACTGCGTATGGAAATTAATTCAAAACCAGAAGAATTAGATGTTTTGGATAGAAAAATCATGCAGTTAGAAATTGAAATCGAAGCCATTAAACGCGAAAAAGATGAAGTAAAACTGAAATCTTTAAGAAGTGATTTAGCTAACCTTAAAGAAGAACGTAATGAAATTAATGCCAAGTGGAAAAGCGAAAAAGAAGTTGTAGACAATATCCAAAACACAAAACAAGATATTGAAAACTTTAAGCTTGAAGCTGAACGTGCTGAACGAGAAGGTAACTATGGTAAAGTAGCCGAGCTTAGATATGGTAAAATAAAAGAAGCGCAAGAAAAACTGGAAAGCCTTCAAAAAGACTTGCAATCGCAATCAGAACATAGTTTGATTAAAGAAGAAGTTAACTATGATGATATTGCAGAAGTTGTTGCAAAATGGACAGGTATTCCTGTTACAAAAATGCTTCAAAGCGAACGCGAAAAGCTTTTAAAGTTAGAAGACGAACTTCACAAACGTGTGGTTGGTCAAGAAGAAGCTATTGAAGCAGTAAGTGATGCTGTTAGACGTAGTCGCGCAGGTTTACAAAATCCAGAAAAACCAATTGGTACATTCCTGTTTTTAGGAACAACTGGTGTTGGTAAAACAGAACTTGCTAAAGCGTTAGCCGAATATCTTTTTGATGACGAAAACGCAATGACACGTATTGATATGAGCGAATATCAAGAACGTCACGCTGTTAGCAGATTAGTTGGTGCGCCTCCAGGATATGTTGGCTACGACGAAGGTGGACAATTAACAGAAGCCGTTAGACGTAAACCTTATTCTGTAGTATTGTTAGACGAAATTGAAAAAGCACATCCAGATACGTTCAATATTTTATTACAAGTTCTAGACGAAGGTCATTTAACAGATAATAAAGGACGATTAGCAGACTTTAAAAACACTATTATAATCATGACTTCAAACATGGGAAGTCACATTATACAAGAGCGTTTTGAAGCTACCAAAGATGTAGAATCTGCAATGGAAGCAGCAAAAGTTGAAGTATTAGGTTTACTAAAACAAACGGTTAGACCAGAGTTTTTAAACCGTATTGATGATACTATTATGTTTACACCATTAACACAAGACAACATTACCCAAATTGTTGGATTACAGTTAAAAAGTGTTACAAAAATGATCGGAAAACAAGGTATAACTTTTGATGCGACACCAGAAGCAATAGCGTATTTAGCTCAAAAAGGTTATAATCCAGAATACGGAGCAAGACCAGTTAAACGCGTCATACAAAAAGAAGTTTTAAATCAATTAAGTAAAGAGATTTTAGCTGGAAAAATAAATACAGACAGTATCATTTTATTGGATGCTTTTGATGGAGAATTAGTGTTTAGAAATCAAGGCGATTTAGTTCAAGAAGAATTTTAA